A region of the Callithrix jacchus isolate 240 chromosome 10, calJac240_pri, whole genome shotgun sequence genome:
agaaacagggttttgacatattggccagactgctctggaactcctgagctcaagtgatctgcccacctcagtctcccaaagtgctgagattacaggcgtgagccaccacacccggcctcttcaCTAATTTTCTCTCAAGTCTTTGTTCTTACAAAGTGGGTATTTTTGGTATGATTCTACTTTATGAATTTTTTCAAAGCACAAAAAAAGTGACCACACAGCAAATCAGAGAATAGGCAGAGCTAGTGAGTAGAGCTTCCAGTTGAAGACTTGGGTTCATTACCTTACCTGCTTGTCAACCACATCTCAAGATATGATGACAGTTACCAACTCTTGGAACAATTAACAGGTGTTTGAATATGTGACAGTTCCACAGCCCCAGTTATAAAAGAACTGAAAAGGAACAAGGAAAGGGCATGGCATCTTGGATTCCAGGGAGCATGCAGTGTGTACGGTTACTGGAATTTACCTGCCATCTTGCTCAATTATCCTGTCAAAGgtgctgttatttttctctttaaacgtTTCCATAATGTTTCTCATGAGGGCTTATACCACCCCACTTTAGTGGCATATACTGCTGGACAACTGTTCTTCTTAACCAAGCAATGGAAAAGCAAGTTCCCCAAATCAGCATGTGTTGTCAAAGGGGCAAGTCATTTCATAAAATGAGAAACTAAAACTTTTAAGTCTACATATAGTAAGTACattaacatattaatttttaacctttagaatatttaaaaatcaaaatatgctCTAGTTTATAAGTGTACCATGacaaaataatgaatattaaaattacaacaaaattgaaaaaatatttaaataattcaaaacCAAGTGACATTATGTTTACTACTAGAGGGCAGaaaggcatctttttttttttttgagatggagtcttgctctgtcgcccaggctggggtgcaacctccgcctcccgggttcaaaggattctcctgcctcagcctcctgagtagctgggattacaggcgcgtaccactACGCTCggcaaaattttgtatttttcatagatgtTTTgtatgtttcaccatgttggtcaggctggtctcaaactcctgaccttgtgatctgctcgccttggcctcccaaagtgctgggattacaggcgtgagccaccacgcccagcccaaaaagGCATCTTGAATGGCTGAAATGAAGATGTAGGGAGACAGCAATGCCTGACCAGGAAGAGGATTTCAAACACAACACTAGCTGTGTTCTAGCTGCAGCCTCCCACTTAGGCTGTCTGAAATCCCAagcatattagaaaagaaaagaaactcatatACATACTCAGAGTCAACTTCCCCTATCTTTCTGGTGGCTTCACATTTAGTTGTGTTGCTTGTTCAAATGTCTTCTCTGGTTCCTGTGCCCATTCCAACTCTTTGTTGTGCCTCCTTTGCTGCTATGGGTTAAGTTCTACTTCTTTTTTGAACTTTGATACCTGTTCACAAATCCTTAGCATCCCTGGTCTTCTACTCATCAGGTTGGCATACTGGTGTTTAGCATCAGTGAACAAAGCATTAACGTGCAGCATAGAATgacattctttatatatattttttgagacagagttttgttcttgttgcccagactggagtgcagttgtgcaatctcagctcactgcatcctctgcctccaggttcaagagattctcctgcctcagcctcctgagtagctgggattataggcacccgccaccaggcccagccaatgtttttgtttttagtagagacagcattatgccatgttggccaggctgggcttgaactcctgacctcaggtgatctaccacctcggcctcccaaagtgctgggattacaggcatgagtcactatgcccagccacaTTCTTTAAATTTTGAAACCTTTATTtcagtgtgtctttttttttttttttttttttttgagacagagtttcactgttgttacctagactggagtgcaatggcgcgatcttggctcaccacaacctccgcctcctgggttcaagcaattttcctgcctcagcctcctgagtagctgggattacaggcacgcgccaccatgcccagctaattttttgtatttttagtagagacggggtttcaccttgttgaccaggatggtctcgatctcttgacctcgtgatccacccgcctcagcctcccaaagtgctgggattacaggcgtgagccactgcgcccagcttcaGTGTGTCTAATAATACTTGTTTCCGTGAGTTCTCAGGTTTGTTTTGATCTCACAGGTCCACCAAAGAGTGAGAAAGCAGCCCTGTGCCAATTGCTCTGCCAGCCTTTCCCGAGAGAAGTGTCACTAGAATACTACAGCCCCCACAGGCTCTGCTTCATAGAAACTTGAGGCTGAAAGCGTGTCCACCATCAGGGACATCCTCTGTCACTATGGTGGGAAGAGAACATGGCAGGTTGCCTTTCTAAGGGATTCTTGGGCCTTTGTATGTCCATATAAATTTAGAAGCAGTCTGACAACCTCCCTACCAAAaagcctaaaaaacaaaaatcttctaGACTTTGGAACAGCACTGAATGATCAGTTTGGGGAACATTAACCTTACAATATCAAGTCTTATAAACCATGAACATAACATATCCCTCCaatatctagattattttatACACATAGGAGCCCACATTTTCTGAGCATTTATTACATGCTAGGCACCATTAGgactttacataaattatttcattcaatgTTCACAATAATGCTGAGAAGGAGGCTCTAGTATTTCTATTTCATGGATGGAGAAACTGTAACTTTGCAAGATGGCCAGAGGCCACGGTTAAAAAGAGGTGAGGATCAGGCACTCTGCTGTAGAGTCTGCAGTCTTCACTACTTTGTGACATGACCTTCCTGAGCTGAGGGCTGCAGGAGCAATGGGTCTATGGATGGAGTTATTCAGGGGGAGGCAGACTTGGAGGAAAAGTCTCCCAAGATTTcctgcatgttctctctctctaCTGTTCAGCTTCTGTCTATCTGGATACATAATAATTTGTCCAAATAGCAACTTTCCTTCTTCTGCCATTTCAGGCCTTACACAGGAAGCCCTTCTAAAGAGCTGCCTGCCAGCTGCCCTTGCCCAGATCCCAAATATCCTCCAGGCCAGGTGGAGCAGAGAACAGTCCCTCAGCTGGTCATGCTGAGCTCATACCCTGTAAGTCTGACCACACTACATGGCTCCGGCTTTATCTAGAATCCAGCTCCAATCACAGTCGTGTCTGTCCCTCATCTCACGAGGAATGAAGGACCCATTTAGAGAGGAAGCCTCTATTCAGGCACTAGGAGAGAAATAGAAGTTCCCAGAGCTCATCCCCGGGGAATGAGAGCAGGGTAAGTGCAGCCTTTGTGATGCTTTCTTTCTGCCCTCTGTAGGATGGCGGCTCCATGAGGTCAAGACTGggtttcctccctcctccccctttaCCAATGCCTGGTCTCAGGGGGCTAGTTGTGAGCCCCACACTATGGCATCATCGCcctccctcccagctcctggcTCGCGGCCTAAGAAGCCTCTAGGCAAGATGGCTGGTGAGTGGAACCGGACTCGAGACTGCTGTGTTCCTGAGTGGAGCACTCAGTCTCCATGGGCGAGGTGGGAGGCCTGCCTGGTCCAAATTCAGAAAGACGCAGGAAGGCTGAGGGGATCTCCTGACTTGACTTCAGGGCCTGGGTGCTCTGTGGAGAGTGAGGAGGGGAGGCCTGCCTCCGCTCAGCCAGATCTTTATCCTTTTGGCTCAAAGGTTTTCCAGACCTGCTCAGCTAACTCTCCTAGCCTGGAAGCCATTGTGCTGAGTGCTTAACACTGTGTGTCTCATCGTCTAAATCTTTGTCCCAGAACCATTTAGAGGAAGAAgccaagcagagagagaaaatgaatcaaTCCCTACCACAACTATCTGTCCTTATCAGAGGCTGGGGAAGCTGAGTTTTCATCTCCTTATGGAGTCCCTACAACATACCCAACACTGCATTATCTCAGTTAACTTTCAGCAAACCCATTATACAAATGAGCAAATCTAATTTGCTGAAGGCCATACAGAAAGTGAGCCACAGGTCCACGGTCAAAGCCATGTTCCTGACTCCAGAGTGTGGGTTCTGAATCGCGAAGCTCTCTGCTCCTCAGCAGCTCTGAGCAGTAGCCTCTTCCCCATTTAGCGAGAATCTAGGATTTCTTGGGGCCAAACAGATGCCAATCCTTCGTGCCCCTTCCTTCCCATACAGGTAGCCCTTCCTAATCTAAATTCACCTCCCCTCAGTGCTAGAAGTGGGCTTTGGGACTGATAATATCTTTGCTAGTGTAACATAGCTGTACCTGCAGACTCCCGGGTGGTTGACTAGTCAGCTCTAGTGGGAAGTTCTGCTTGAGGTGGGCTGAGAGTACCAGGTATCAAAGGGCCCGGAAGCAGTACAAAGCCAATTCTCTTAACCAGGCTGGTGGAACACTCCCACACAAGGATTCCAAAGTTCTGACGTGCGTCCAAAACCTTTACCTTTAGAGGGCACTTTTAGGCAAGTCCCAAAGGATATACAAAAATAGCCGAGCAACAGGTATCTGAGAATAAGATGTTTCCCAGTGCAGGGAGGTGAGCTGCAGTCTGTCTATCCTCCCTGCGAGGTGCGGCTCCTCCCTGTGTGGGCAGTGAGACGGCACCTGGTAAGAAGACACAGGCCTGAGCAGTGTTTCTCCCCCACAGACTGGTTCAGGCAGACCCTGCTGAAGAAGCCCAAGAAGATGCCCGACTCCTCAGAAAGTGCACCCAGTGATGCTTCACAGCCTACCTCACAGGATAGCTCCGTACCCCCAAGTCACAGCTCAGTCACATCTCCCAGCCTGCCACCCTCGCAAGCAAGTGACAGCGGCAGTATTCGCTGGAGCAAAGACTATGACGTCTGCGTGTGCCACAGTGAAGAAGACCTGGTGGCCGCCCAGAACCTGGTCTCCTACCTGGAAGGCAGCACTGCCAGCCTGCGCTGCTTCCTACAGCTCCGGGATGCAACCCCAGGTGGTGCCATCGTGTCCgaactgtgccaggcactgagtagTAGTCACTGCCGCGTGCTGCTCATCACCCCAGGCTTCCTTCAGGACCCCTGGTGCAAGTACCAGATGCTGCAGGCCCTGACCGATGCCCCGGGGGCCGAGGGCCGAACCATCCCTCTGCTGTCGGGCCTCAGCAGAGCTGCCTACCCACCTGAGCTCCGATTCATGTATTACGTGGATGGCAGGGGCCCTGATGGTGGCTTTCACCAAGTCAAAGAAGCTGTCATGCGTTGTAAGCTACTacaggagggagaaggggaatgGGATTCAGCCACAGTATCTGATCTACTTTGGCTTTTAGGAGACAGCCCTGTAGCCTGTAGTTCAAAGTGCAGCCTCTGGAAAAGGCTGTCTGGGTTTGTATCCTGGGTCCCGCACTTATTATTAACCCATAAAAAGTaacctgggcaagttacttaccccccgtgccttggtttcctcactgACCTCCAGGTTTCCATTGCTATGAAATGAGAACAGTATATAAACTAAGGGTTCAGAACATAGCCTAACATATGTATTCATGACAGGCAGAGCCTAGCACATACGAGGTCCTCAGTAAGTATTAGCTAGTAGTAGTAACAGTAATAGCATTAGGTTTCTCTGAGATCAGGTTTGAGATGTCCACCAAGAGCTGGGAAGGTGCCAGGAGGGGCATTGGTTTAGTAAGGCAAAATGATGCAGAATAATAGGAAAGAAGTGCTTTTAAGTGTTTTGCGGGGCGGGTGGGGGGGGGTATGCTATTGCAGTAGATTTTGGAAGTCTGGTAATAGATAAAAAGTTAGAAGAGGCAGGACCTATTGGGGAAAAACAGAGATGCTGGGTTTGGGAAGGGTGACAAACCTGTGACTGGTCTCTTTCAGATCTGCAGACACTCAGTTGACACCTTTATATCATGGTACCCCGGAAACTGGAGTAAAGCTGGAAACAGAAAACCCATCCAGGGCCTCGGATTCCCATAGATGTGACAAGATGTATAGGGAGCGAGTCTGCAGCAGTCGGCCCCTGACCCTGGGATCAGAGCACCCATCAGGCTTCCATTACTAAGAAGACCAGGGAGACATTGGGGACTCCCCCAGGAAGGCCGTGAAGCTGGGGACTCCCCCAAGGAAAGCCATGAGGAAGCTGGGGACTCCCCAAGAAGGCCATGAGGAAGCCAGAAATTGAAGGTGGAAGGAGGTGGTGCTGATCAGTGATGGTCAGCAGGGCTTGCCTCCTGACTAACTGGATGGGAAGCCTGGCACACTCTTGATATCCAGTGTCCTGGTACTGGGCACTGGCGTACACTGGTATTGCTCCAAAAGAGTGACTGATCAGCAAGAAGCCTAGATTTTAGGCCTCACCACGGATGATCTTCCCAGTTGCCTGGGGAAACCCTGGCATGGGCATCAGGAGAAAGCAACAGGAATCTAGTCCTTCATACTCACACTACTCTTCCTCTTCCCAGAGACATTGATTCACTTCAGAAAGCTGTGGGAAAGATGCAGTAAGCACTGAACCgtactttttatttattgccTAAGTGCCTTTAAAGACACAAATCTAGAAGCCATTTTGAATATGGGGATGGCGGGGTGGAGAAAACAAGTGAAGAGATGGGAGGCCAGGGCTCAACACCTTCACCTGAGATCACAAGCCCATGGATGCTCTGACATCTGCGAGCTTCATCAGGGGTCTGGCTAAAGCTGATACTTTCACAGTCACCATCTTCACCTTTGGACTGGGAGGAATCAAcatttttcttctgacagatgacTGTGTTCCTTATAGGATGGGCAAGGTTTCATTCATCCGTTCTCAGTAAGTTTGTTGTTGAACTGAAATGAATTTCATTATTTCCCTCATTGGGTACTTTTGTGCCCCCTCTCTCACTTCTCCCTATCATGACCCCTCTTTTGCTgaaaaaagcttatttttttatctctagttctagaaaaattatttttaattatattttattattcacaAAAGGACTAACATAATTATGTCCACTCATGTGCCTACCACCCAGTTTAAGAAGCAAAACCTTATTATCCCTACAGTGGTCCCTTTGTGCCCTGAATTGCAGTCCCCTCTTACCCCACCAGACATAACCAGTATTTTGAATCTTGAACTTCTTGCTTTTAGCTTTTCTCTGTGCATTTACTACATATGTATGCACCCCCACTGGTGTTTCATTTAGTTTTacatggttttatattttatgtaaacagCATTACAATGTTTGTATTCTGCAGATTCCTTTCCTTATTCACCAAATGTTTGTCAGATTTATCCATGCGGAGTCATAACACACCAGTTATTAAGAATCCACTTTCATCCCACGATGTAAATATGCCACTGTTTAGTCGCACATTCTTCTTCAAAGGCCTATTTGTTGTTCccaggtttttgctattaaaaCCAATGAGCCTCTGAACTTTTTTGAACATTTCCACGTGCAAGATTTCCAGGATTTAGCCTAGAAAATCCTGCTgggatcaggtgtggtggctcatgcctgtaatcccagcactttgggaggccgagacaggtggatcacttgaggtcaggagttcgagactagcctggccaacatggtgaaaccctctactaaaaatataaaaattagccaggcttggtggtgtacacctgtaatcccagctacttgggaggctgaggcaggagaattacttgaacctgggaggcagaggttgcagtgagctgaaatatcaaacctctacactccagcctgggtcacagagc
Encoded here:
- the TIRAP gene encoding toll/interleukin-1 receptor domain-containing adapter protein isoform X2 codes for the protein MPDSSESAPSDASQPTSQDSSVPPSHSSVTSPSLPPSQASDSGSIRWSKDYDVCVCHSEEDLVAAQNLVSYLEGSTASLRCFLQLRDATPGGAIVSELCQALSSSHCRVLLITPGFLQDPWCKYQMLQALTDAPGAEGRTIPLLSGLSRAAYPPELRFMYYVDGRGPDGGFHQVKEAVMRYLQTLS
- the TIRAP gene encoding toll/interleukin-1 receptor domain-containing adapter protein isoform X1 gives rise to the protein MASSPSLPAPGSRPKKPLGKMADWFRQTLLKKPKKMPDSSESAPSDASQPTSQDSSVPPSHSSVTSPSLPPSQASDSGSIRWSKDYDVCVCHSEEDLVAAQNLVSYLEGSTASLRCFLQLRDATPGGAIVSELCQALSSSHCRVLLITPGFLQDPWCKYQMLQALTDAPGAEGRTIPLLSGLSRAAYPPELRFMYYVDGRGPDGGFHQVKEAVMRYLQTLS